A single Fundulus heteroclitus isolate FHET01 chromosome 4, MU-UCD_Fhet_4.1, whole genome shotgun sequence DNA region contains:
- the LOC118556401 gene encoding tRNA-uridine aminocarboxypropyltransferase 1-like gives MSSLDHHQPVYPSCRDKPTIIGDSSDIRELVKPPLQGLKLASHAVLDAAQQRGRLKCSKCGGSRMFFCYTCCSLVGVNMQEIPVIKLPVKIDIIKHPNETDGKSTAVHAKILAPGDVTMYTYPCFPDFEDDKVVLVFPGPGAVSVQDMIQCLRERRNNRSEEPFDEPSVKRLKGDVQAATRTHKEPQSVIPDEANGSESRVRPLQRVVFIDSTWNQTNKISTDERLQGLLQVELKTRKTCFWRSQKGKPDTYLATIEAIYYFLKDFHQHCLGQEYGGEYDNLLFFYSYLHSLINKAKTSAGKC, from the exons ATGAGCAGCCTGGATCATCACCAGCCAGTTTATCCCAGTTGCCGTGACAAACCCACAATCATCGGTGATTCATCAGACATCCGTGAGCTCGTCAAGCCGCCTCTCCAGGGGCTAAAATTGGCATCGCATGCGGTGCTGGATGCAGCCCAGCAAAGAGGCAGGTTGAAGTGCTCTAAATGCGGAGGATCCAGGATGTTCTTCTGCTACACATGCTGCTCATTAGTGGGTGTCAACATGCAAGAAATTCCCGTAATCAAG CTTCCTGTGAAGATAGACATCATCAAGCATCCAAATGAGACGGACGGGAAGAGCACCGCAGTCCACGCCAAGATACTCGCACCCGGCGACGTCACGATGTATACCTACCCCTGCTTCCCTGACTTTGAAGACGACAAG GTGGTGTTGGTGTTCCCAGGCCCAGGGGCTGTCTCAGTTCAAGACATGATCCAGTGTTTACGTGAAAGGAGAAACAACAGGTCGGAAGAGCCCTTTGATGAGCCCTCCGTAAAGAGGCTGAAAGGCGACGTCCAAGCTGCCACACGCACTCACAAAGAGCCACAGTCCGTGATCCCAGATGAAGCAAATGGCTCAGAGTCAAGGGTACGCCCGTTACAGAGGGTGGTCTTCATCGACAGCACGTGGAACCAGACCAACAAGATCAGCACAGACGAAAGGCTGCAAG gtCTGCTCCAGGTGGAACTGAAGACgagaaaaacatgtttctggCGGAGCCAGAAGGGCAAACCGGACACTTACCTTGCCACCATCGAGGCCATTTATTATTTCCTCAAAGACTTCCACCAGCACTGCCTGGGCCAGGAGTACGGTGGAGAATACGACAATCTCCTCTTTTTCTACTCCTACCTGCACTCACTGATCAACAAAGCTAAAACGTCTGCTGGAAAATGCTGA